One Candidatus Poribacteria bacterium genomic window carries:
- a CDS encoding transposase: MYTTSYKLFRAPRNRYLKRKTWIAHTIWNYFLGWQRTRYSLGLPYLSYKEMSREFTILRKSHPEIFAHWRDLDSWAARQVLKRLDEGYQRFFKKIAKRPPRFRSFRKPYSFTMCPSGYKFDKPIAGDKGFGIYSDRVTIMGKTYRFNLSRPIFGTIKTVTIKKDALGDFYMSVVTDHVRSYLKPMTGNAAGFDMGVKTMLTCSNGKQYQSPQFYTESMDNVQTANRNLSTKKRGSNNRERARQHHARMHRKVARQREDHHWKLALELARRFDALFFEALNLDGMKRLWGRKVSDIGFYAFLQKVKWQAKKRGKRVETIGRWEATTSVCHQCGQKHWFIDLSVRDWFCHSCKIHHDRDINAAINILKVGASTFGVEGVRLAIASNPC, translated from the coding sequence ATGTATACCACAAGTTACAAACTCTTTCGTGCGCCACGCAATCGTTATCTGAAGCGAAAGACGTGGATCGCGCACACAATATGGAACTACTTTCTCGGGTGGCAACGCACGCGATATTCTCTTGGGTTGCCGTATCTATCCTACAAAGAGATGTCTCGTGAGTTTACCATCCTGCGTAAATCACACCCCGAGATATTTGCACACTGGCGCGATTTGGATTCGTGGGCAGCCCGTCAAGTTCTCAAACGTCTTGATGAAGGTTACCAGCGGTTCTTTAAGAAGATTGCCAAGCGTCCGCCAAGATTCAGATCGTTTCGTAAACCTTATTCGTTCACAATGTGTCCATCTGGATACAAGTTTGATAAGCCTATAGCGGGCGATAAAGGTTTCGGCATCTATAGCGACCGAGTGACAATCATGGGTAAAACTTACCGATTCAATTTGAGTCGTCCTATATTTGGCACTATCAAAACTGTTACTATCAAAAAAGATGCACTTGGCGATTTCTATATGTCTGTTGTAACAGATCACGTTCGGTCCTATCTCAAACCAATGACGGGTAATGCTGCTGGGTTTGATATGGGTGTTAAAACAATGTTGACCTGCTCCAACGGGAAACAATATCAATCGCCTCAATTTTACACCGAGTCTATGGATAACGTCCAAACCGCGAATCGTAACCTTTCCACAAAAAAGCGTGGAAGTAACAACAGAGAGCGTGCACGTCAACACCATGCACGTATGCACCGCAAGGTTGCAAGGCAACGCGAAGATCATCATTGGAAACTCGCACTTGAACTTGCGCGCCGGTTTGATGCGCTGTTCTTTGAGGCGTTGAACCTTGATGGAATGAAACGCCTCTGGGGCCGCAAAGTGTCTGATATTGGATTCTACGCATTTCTCCAGAAAGTCAAGTGGCAAGCAAAGAAACGTGGTAAGCGCGTAGAGACCATCGGACGTTGGGAGGCAACAACATCTGTTTGCCATCAATGTGGACAAAAGCACTGGTTCATAGACCTGTCTGTTCGCGATTGGTTCTGCCATAGTTGTAAAATCCATCATGACCGCGATATTAACGCGGCTATAAACATTCTTAAGGTTGGGGCATCAACCTTTGGTGTAGAGGGTGTAAGACTTGCAATTGCAAGCAACCCCTGTTGA